The genomic window GGTCTTTTCTCTTTACCACGGTTTCTATGACAATTTTATCTTTTTCCATAGCATCGATCGCATTATAAAATTTTGCGACCTCTTCAAAATTCTCTGCATGGTAATACCTCCCGCCGGTCGACTCAACAGCCTCTTTTAATTCTTCAATATGCTGGGCCGCGACTTCCGGGTCTACACCCGTGACATCCGATGCCTTGACCGCTACGACGTATGCCTTGATTCCCATTCTCTTCAGCAGGCGCAGGGGCCGGGTGGGCGAGATACCAATATTGTATATGCCATCGGTAAAGAGCACAACCAGCTTGTTCTTGAGCACCTGTCTCTTTTCCATTTCTTTGGCAAAGGAAATGGCGTAATCGGCAAGGTATTCTTTGTTAATGCTGTTTCTCAATTCTTTTATCGTAAATTGCTTTCCCAGCTCTTTTTCAAAGAGCGCTGCAAGAGAGGTAAAGAGGCCTTCCCCAATGGCCGTCTGATAGCCCACCTGAGAGGCCTGCACACGCGCCAGGGATTTCTCCAGCAGTTGGGTTTCCATCGTGGGTACGACAATGAGGGCAGCGTCCGTGCCAAAGATGGTAATACTAATGAGATCATTCGGCCGTTTTTTTATAAAATCCCCCACAATTTTTTTAATCGTTTCGATGGCCGTTCCCGTCATGCTAAAAGAGGTGTCTATGACAAGGGCAATCTCACGTCCAAGAAGATCTGTTTGTTCCTGGCGGTACTTTGTCTGGGGATGCGCGACGGCAACAATTGCAAAAAATACGGCGACAAAAAAAACGGATCTATTGAGACGGGGAATGATCCTCATGAACCCCGAGGATTCTTTAACGTGGGAGACACTGGAATACCCGATAAACTTCTTCTCCCGCCAAAAAAACCA from Candidatus Brocadia sp. includes these protein-coding regions:
- a CDS encoding VWA domain-containing protein → MTFANPLFLLLIIPFGFLWFFWREKKFIGYSSVSHVKESSGFMRIIPRLNRSVFFVAVFFAIVAVAHPQTKYRQEQTDLLGREIALVIDTSFSMTGTAIETIKKIVGDFIKKRPNDLISITIFGTDAALIVVPTMETQLLEKSLARVQASQVGYQTAIGEGLFTSLAALFEKELGKQFTIKELRNSINKEYLADYAISFAKEMEKRQVLKNKLVVLFTDGIYNIGISPTRPLRLLKRMGIKAYVVAVKASDVTGVDPEVAAQHIEELKEAVESTGGRYYHAENFEEVAKFYNAIDAMEKDKIVIETVVKRKDLYRYPIIASMAFLFAAIFMEHVWIRVP